One genomic segment of Streptomyces sp. RKND-216 includes these proteins:
- a CDS encoding glutaredoxin family protein, whose product MKTVTLIGKPGCHLCDVARDTIDRVCAETGAVWEEKDINQDQELYRAYWEQIPVVLVDGAQHDFWRVDPERLRRALAG is encoded by the coding sequence ATGAAGACCGTGACGCTGATCGGAAAGCCCGGCTGTCACCTGTGCGACGTCGCGCGGGACACGATCGACCGGGTCTGCGCCGAGACGGGTGCCGTCTGGGAGGAGAAGGACATCAACCAGGACCAGGAGCTGTACCGCGCGTACTGGGAGCAGATCCCGGTGGTGCTGGTCGACGGCGCGCAGCACGACTTCTGGCGCGTCGACCCGGAGCGCCTGCGGCGGGCGCTGGCCGGCTGA
- a CDS encoding HAD-IB family hydrolase — MPLPSWLTRPERAATARSVLAGEAAAEAARKQEAAAPEPPAAPEFPVAGDTRAAAFFDLDNTVMQGAALFHFGRGLYKRRFFEKRELARFAWQQAYFRLAGAENAGHMQDARDSALSIVKGHRVSELMEIGEEIYDEYMAGRIWPGTRALAQAHLDAGQRVWLVTAAPVETATIIARRLGLTGALGTVAESVDGVYTGRLVGEPLHGPAKAEAVRALAVAEDLELERCAAYSDSANDIPMLSLVGHPYAINPDSSLRAHAAREGWRLRDYRTGRKAAKIGIPAAAGVGAVAGGTAAALAIHRRRR; from the coding sequence ATGCCTCTTCCCTCCTGGCTCACCCGGCCCGAGCGGGCCGCGACCGCGCGCAGCGTCCTCGCGGGCGAGGCAGCCGCGGAGGCCGCACGGAAGCAGGAGGCGGCAGCGCCCGAGCCGCCCGCGGCACCGGAGTTCCCGGTCGCCGGCGACACCCGCGCCGCCGCGTTCTTCGACCTGGACAACACGGTCATGCAGGGCGCCGCCCTCTTCCACTTCGGCCGCGGACTGTACAAGCGGCGCTTCTTCGAGAAGCGCGAGCTCGCCCGCTTCGCCTGGCAGCAGGCGTACTTCCGGCTGGCCGGCGCGGAGAACGCCGGACACATGCAGGACGCCCGCGACAGCGCACTCTCCATCGTCAAGGGCCACCGGGTCAGCGAACTGATGGAGATCGGCGAGGAGATCTACGACGAGTACATGGCCGGCCGCATCTGGCCCGGCACCCGCGCGCTGGCACAGGCCCACCTGGACGCCGGTCAGCGGGTGTGGCTGGTAACCGCCGCCCCGGTGGAGACCGCGACCATCATCGCCCGACGCCTCGGCCTGACGGGCGCACTGGGCACGGTCGCCGAATCGGTGGACGGCGTCTACACCGGCCGTCTGGTCGGTGAACCGCTGCACGGCCCGGCCAAGGCGGAGGCGGTGCGTGCGCTGGCCGTCGCCGAGGACCTGGAACTGGAGCGCTGCGCGGCGTACAGCGACTCGGCGAACGACATCCCGATGCTGTCGCTCGTCGGCCATCCGTACGCGATCAATCCGGACAGCTCGCTGCGCGCCCACGCCGCCCGGGAGGGCTGGCGGTTGCGCGACTACCGCACCGGACGGAAGGCCGCGAAGATCGGCATCCCGGCCGCCGCGGGCGTGGGCGCCGTGGCCGGCGGCACCGCCGCCGCGCTGGCCATCCACCGCCGGCGCCGCTGA
- the hemA gene encoding glutamyl-tRNA reductase — protein MSLLVVGLSHRSAPVSVLERVALEASTRGKLLHDTVGTEPAAEAAVLATCNRLELYADVDKFHAGVAELSTMLARHSGVALDELTPYLYVHYEDRAVHHLFSVACGLDSMVVGEGQVLGQIKDALAVAQDEHTAGRLLNDLFQQALRVGKRAHTETGIDRAGQSLVTFGLETLVSLAASGAEDDVARWIAGRRALVIGAGSMSSLAATTLARCGVTELVIVNRTVSRAQRLAASLADEYGFAGLADVQPGSLGAGPSVGAEASGRGLCTEAEAGGTGDYAGDAPPRRFAARAVAVEEIHAELPYADIVVSCTGATGIVLTADDVRAALAARDGARDAAHGAAAGDAGPGPGGRRIVGVLDLAMPRDVDAAVHRLDDVRLVDIESLAEAAADAPMASDVDAARGIVAEEVAAFGAAQRAAVITPTVVALRAMASDVVAAEMTRLDGRLPGLDDKQRAEITQTVRRVVDKLLHAPTVRVKQLAGEPGGAGYADALRELFDLDPQAVAAVSNPEQERQ, from the coding sequence ATGAGTCTCCTCGTCGTCGGGCTGAGTCACCGCAGCGCCCCGGTCAGCGTCCTCGAGCGTGTCGCGCTCGAGGCGTCTACGCGCGGCAAGTTGCTGCACGACACGGTCGGCACCGAGCCCGCCGCCGAGGCGGCGGTGCTCGCCACGTGCAACCGGCTGGAGCTGTACGCGGACGTCGACAAGTTCCACGCCGGTGTCGCCGAACTGTCCACCATGCTGGCCCGGCACAGCGGCGTCGCGCTGGACGAGCTGACGCCCTATCTGTACGTGCACTACGAGGACCGTGCCGTGCACCACCTGTTCTCGGTGGCGTGCGGGCTGGACTCGATGGTCGTCGGCGAGGGCCAGGTCCTCGGCCAGATCAAGGACGCCCTCGCCGTCGCGCAGGACGAGCACACCGCCGGGCGGCTGCTCAACGACCTTTTCCAGCAGGCGCTGCGGGTGGGCAAGCGCGCCCACACCGAGACCGGCATCGACCGGGCGGGACAGTCCCTGGTCACCTTCGGCCTGGAGACGCTCGTCTCGCTGGCGGCATCCGGGGCGGAGGACGACGTGGCCCGCTGGATCGCCGGCCGGCGCGCGCTGGTGATCGGCGCGGGCTCGATGTCCTCGCTGGCCGCGACCACGCTCGCGCGCTGTGGTGTCACCGAACTGGTGATCGTCAACCGCACCGTGTCCCGCGCGCAGCGCCTCGCTGCGAGCCTCGCCGACGAGTACGGCTTCGCCGGGCTCGCGGACGTGCAGCCCGGGTCCCTCGGCGCGGGCCCGTCCGTGGGGGCGGAGGCTTCCGGCCGCGGGCTGTGTACCGAAGCGGAGGCCGGTGGCACCGGAGATTACGCAGGCGACGCCCCACCCCGCCGCTTCGCCGCGCGGGCCGTGGCCGTGGAGGAGATCCACGCGGAGCTGCCGTACGCCGACATCGTGGTGTCCTGCACCGGTGCGACCGGGATCGTGCTGACGGCCGACGATGTCCGCGCCGCGCTCGCCGCGCGCGACGGGGCACGGGACGCCGCGCACGGTGCGGCGGCCGGGGACGCCGGCCCAGGCCCGGGTGGGCGGCGGATCGTCGGAGTGCTGGACCTCGCCATGCCGCGGGACGTGGACGCGGCCGTGCACCGGCTCGACGACGTGCGCCTGGTCGACATCGAATCGCTGGCCGAGGCCGCCGCCGACGCCCCCATGGCCTCCGACGTCGATGCCGCGCGCGGCATCGTCGCCGAGGAGGTCGCCGCCTTCGGCGCCGCCCAGCGGGCCGCCGTCATCACCCCCACGGTCGTCGCGCTGCGCGCCATGGCCTCCGACGTGGTCGCCGCCGAGATGACGCGCCTCGACGGCAGGCTCCCGGGTCTCGACGACAAGCAGCGCGCAGAGATCACCCAGACCGTCCGGCGTGTCGTGGACAAGCTCCTGCACGCGCCGACCGTACGGGTCAAGCAGCTCGCCGGCGAGCCTGGCGGCGCCGGGTACGCCGACGCCCTTCGCGAGCTCTTCGACCTCGACCCGCAGGCCGTCGCCGCGGTCAGCAACCCGGAACAGGAGCGGCAATGA
- a CDS encoding ECF subfamily RNA polymerase sigma factor, BldN family produces MYPHVGVDASGLATLRTSVVDRLRTIVPTAYAVPALAAAAPVPARPCYALADSTATGAAAGPRVAGRRRGASGTGTATRGSSGAATRGASGTATRRRPAVGDTEARRMMDLVERAQNGEADAFGRLYDQYSDTVYRYIYYRVGGRATAEDLTSETFLRALRRIGTFTWQGRDFGAWLVTIARNLVADHFKSSRFRLEVTTGEMLDANEVERSPEDSVLERLSNDALIDAVRRLNPQQQECVTLRFLHGLTVAETARIMGKNEGAIKTLQYRAVRTLARLMPEDVR; encoded by the coding sequence GTGTACCCACACGTCGGGGTTGACGCCTCGGGCCTGGCTACGCTGCGCACCTCGGTCGTCGACCGACTGCGCACGATCGTCCCCACCGCGTACGCCGTGCCCGCCCTCGCCGCAGCCGCACCTGTCCCCGCACGCCCCTGCTACGCACTGGCCGACAGCACCGCCACAGGCGCTGCGGCCGGCCCCCGGGTCGCCGGCAGACGGCGCGGCGCCTCCGGCACCGGAACGGCCACCCGGGGTTCCTCCGGCGCCGCGACCCGCGGCGCCTCCGGTACCGCGACCCGCCGACGGCCCGCCGTCGGCGACACCGAGGCCCGCCGCATGATGGACCTGGTCGAGCGCGCCCAGAACGGAGAGGCCGACGCCTTCGGCCGGCTCTACGACCAGTACAGCGACACCGTCTACCGGTACATCTACTACCGCGTCGGCGGCCGGGCCACAGCCGAGGACCTGACCAGCGAGACGTTCCTGCGGGCGCTGCGCCGGATCGGCACCTTCACCTGGCAGGGCCGCGACTTCGGCGCCTGGCTGGTGACCATCGCCCGGAATCTGGTCGCCGACCACTTCAAGTCCAGCCGGTTCCGGCTGGAGGTGACCACCGGGGAGATGCTCGACGCCAACGAGGTCGAGCGCAGCCCGGAGGACTCCGTGCTGGAGCGACTGTCCAACGACGCCCTGATCGACGCGGTGCGCCGGCTCAACCCGCAGCAGCAGGAGTGCGTCACGCTCCGGTTCCTGCACGGGCTCACCGTCGCCGAGACCGCGCGCATCATGGGCAAGAACGAGGGGGCGATCAAGACCCTCCAGTACCGGGCGGTCCGGACCCTGGCCCGCCTGATGCCCGAAGACGTTAGATGA
- a CDS encoding redox-sensing transcriptional repressor Rex has product MATSRNHRPATRASRGIPEATVARLPLYLRALTALSERSVPTVSSEELAAAAGVNSAKLRKDFSYLGSYGTRGVGYDVEYLVYQISRELGLTQDWPVVIVGIGNLGAALANYGGFASRGFRVASLIDADPALTGRTVAGIPVEHSDELEKIIAENGVSIGVIATPAGAAQQVCDRLVAAGVTSILNFAPTVLSVPEGVDVRKVDLSIELQILAFHEQRKAGEEAPLEETAPPAAPPAAAVTKRPDSGPDGDVPAVMPA; this is encoded by the coding sequence GTGGCAACCAGCCGAAACCACCGACCGGCGACGAGAGCGAGCCGAGGGATTCCCGAGGCCACCGTTGCCCGTCTGCCGCTGTATCTGCGCGCACTGACCGCGCTCTCGGAGCGTTCGGTGCCCACGGTCTCCTCCGAGGAGCTGGCCGCGGCGGCAGGGGTCAACTCGGCGAAGCTGCGCAAGGACTTCTCCTACCTCGGCTCCTACGGCACTCGTGGTGTCGGCTACGACGTCGAATACCTCGTCTACCAGATCTCCCGCGAGTTGGGCCTCACTCAGGACTGGCCGGTCGTCATCGTCGGTATCGGCAACCTCGGCGCCGCGCTCGCGAACTACGGCGGCTTCGCCTCCAGGGGATTCCGCGTCGCCTCGCTCATCGACGCCGACCCCGCCCTGACCGGTCGCACGGTCGCCGGCATCCCGGTCGAGCACAGCGACGAACTCGAGAAGATCATCGCGGAGAACGGCGTCTCCATCGGCGTCATCGCCACCCCCGCAGGTGCGGCGCAGCAGGTGTGCGACCGGCTCGTCGCGGCCGGGGTGACCTCCATCCTCAACTTCGCGCCCACCGTGCTCTCGGTTCCCGAGGGCGTCGACGTGCGCAAGGTGGACCTGTCCATAGAGCTGCAGATCCTCGCCTTCCACGAGCAGCGCAAGGCCGGCGAGGAGGCGCCGCTGGAGGAGACGGCGCCGCCCGCGGCACCGCCGGCCGCCGCGGTGACGAAGCGGCCCGACTCGGGACCTGACGGGGACGTGCCCGCCGTGATGCCGGCATGA